One window of Vespa velutina chromosome 2, iVesVel2.1, whole genome shotgun sequence genomic DNA carries:
- the LOC124947171 gene encoding adapter molecule Crk isoform X2, with the protein MAGTFDQYDKSSWYFGAMSRQDASDLLMGEKEGGVFLVRDSTSIHGDFVLCVREDSKVSHYIINKIPQGDQICYRIGDQMFPDIPHLLAFYKLHYLDTTPLIRPAPKKTQKVIAKYDFEGNDPDDLPFRKGEILTVISKDEEQWWTARNSVGQTGSVPVPYVQKYEEDSHASIENNTRLETGGNTSASNSNSIPPSLSHVSHSETGSGTATRRSNIQRTLPAFAKVKQARVPNAYDKTALKLEVGDMIKIMKLVKTIKKFNRNLPKIMYRTCDQ; encoded by the exons atGGCTGGTACCTTTGATCAATATGATAAATCCAG TTGGTACTTCGGCGCTATGTCTCGCCAGGATGCTTCTGATTTATTaatgggagaaaaagaaggtggTGTTTTTTTAGTACGTGATAGTACATCTATCCATGGAGACTTTGTCCTTTGCGTTCGAGAAGATAGTAAAGTTAgtcattatataattaataagataccACAGGGTGATCAAATATGTTATCGAATTGGTGATCAAATGTTTCCTGATATTCCACATCTTTTGGCATTTTATAAACTCCATTACCTTGATACAACACCATTGATTAGACCTGCACCGAAAAAAACTCAAAAAGTAATTGCAAAATATGATTTTGAGGGTAATGATCCAGATGATTTGCCATTTAGAAAAG gaGAAATTCTTACTGTGATCTCAAAAGATGAAGAGCAGTGGTGGACAGCCAGGAACAGTGTAGGTCAAACTGGATCTGTCCCAGTTCCTTATGTGCAAAAATATGAAGAGGACAGTCATGCtagtatcgaaaataatacaCGATTGGAAACAGGTGGCAACACTTCTGCATCTAATTCTAATTCAATTCCTCCTTCTTTATCACACGTATCTCATTCAGAAACAGGATCAGGTACTGCTACACGTAGATCAAATATTCAGAGAACATTACCTGCTTTTGCAAAAGTGAAACAAGCAAGAGTACCGAATGCATATGATAAAACAGCTCTAAAATTAGAAGTAGGTGACATGATAAAg ATAATGAAACTGGTGAAGACAATCAAGAAATTTAACAGAAATCTTCCAAAAATAATGTACAGAACGTGTGATCAATGA
- the LOC124947171 gene encoding adapter molecule Crk isoform X1, whose protein sequence is MAGTFDQYDKSSWYFGAMSRQDASDLLMGEKEGGVFLVRDSTSIHGDFVLCVREDSKVSHYIINKIPQGDQICYRIGDQMFPDIPHLLAFYKLHYLDTTPLIRPAPKKTQKVIAKYDFEGNDPDDLPFRKGEILTVISKDEEQWWTARNSVGQTGSVPVPYVQKYEEDSHASIENNTRLETGGNTSASNSNSIPPSLSHVSHSETGSGTATRRSNIQRTLPAFAKVKQARVPNAYDKTALKLEVGDMIKVTKTNINGQWEGELHGKVGHFPFTHVEFVDNETGEDNQEI, encoded by the exons atGGCTGGTACCTTTGATCAATATGATAAATCCAG TTGGTACTTCGGCGCTATGTCTCGCCAGGATGCTTCTGATTTATTaatgggagaaaaagaaggtggTGTTTTTTTAGTACGTGATAGTACATCTATCCATGGAGACTTTGTCCTTTGCGTTCGAGAAGATAGTAAAGTTAgtcattatataattaataagataccACAGGGTGATCAAATATGTTATCGAATTGGTGATCAAATGTTTCCTGATATTCCACATCTTTTGGCATTTTATAAACTCCATTACCTTGATACAACACCATTGATTAGACCTGCACCGAAAAAAACTCAAAAAGTAATTGCAAAATATGATTTTGAGGGTAATGATCCAGATGATTTGCCATTTAGAAAAG gaGAAATTCTTACTGTGATCTCAAAAGATGAAGAGCAGTGGTGGACAGCCAGGAACAGTGTAGGTCAAACTGGATCTGTCCCAGTTCCTTATGTGCAAAAATATGAAGAGGACAGTCATGCtagtatcgaaaataatacaCGATTGGAAACAGGTGGCAACACTTCTGCATCTAATTCTAATTCAATTCCTCCTTCTTTATCACACGTATCTCATTCAGAAACAGGATCAGGTACTGCTACACGTAGATCAAATATTCAGAGAACATTACCTGCTTTTGCAAAAGTGAAACAAGCAAGAGTACCGAATGCATATGATAAAACAGCTCTAAAATTAGAAGTAGGTGACATGATAAAggtaacaaaaacaaatataaatggcCAATGGGAAGGTGAATTGCATGGCAAAGTAGGTCATTTTCCATTTACACATGTAGAATTTGTAGATAATGAAACTGGTGAAGACAATCAAGAAATTTAA